Part of the Bacillota bacterium genome is shown below.
CGAGGTCATGAAGTATCTTACTTCTGTACTCAGAGGCGAACAGCTCGAAGAAGTTGTCGTAGTTGAGGCCAGCGGCGACGGGCTTTCTGCTGCCCGTAACGTTAAAAAAGAGGTCTCCGCCAAGGACAGGCTTAAAGCTGCTGAGCTGATGGGCAAACGCTATTCATTATTTAACGATAAAGTCAATTTTGAAGGCGCCCTGCCTGTTGTGATCTCAGGGGAAGATGAACTCGATGATTAACAAGGTCTACCTGCCGAAAGTCGTTGGAAAAGGCTACAGAGACTTTTGGAATTTTAAGGGCAGATACCGCGTCTGCAAAGGCAGCCGCGCAAGCAAAAAATCCAAAACTACCGCGCTTTGGTTCATTACTAACCTTATGAAATATCCTGATGCCAATCTGATTGTCGTTAGAAAAGTTTTCAGAACTCTTAAAGATTCTTGCTTTACCGAGCTTAAATGGGCTATCGGCAGGCTGGGCGTCTCCGATTTCTGGCACTGCAAAGAATCACCACTCGAAATCACCTATCTGCCAACCGGCCAGAAAATCTATTTTCGAGGGCTTGACGACCCTCTCAAAGTCACCTCTATTACTGTCCAGTCCGGCTGTCTATGCTGGATGTGGATCGAGGAAGCTTATGAAATCACAAACGAGGCTGACTTTGACCTGCTGGACGAGTCCATTCGCGGCGAGGTTTCCGCCCCGCTTTTTAAACAGATCACACTTACGCTTAACCCGTGGAATGAAAAACACTGGATCAAAAAACGCTTCTTCGATGCTCCGCCTGACCCGGACATTTTGGCTAAAACCACTAATTATTTGTGCAATGAGTTCCTTGATGCCGCAGACAGAAAGGTTTTTGACAATATGAAGAAAAATAATCCACGCCGGTACAAGGTCGCAGGGCTCGGCGAATGGGGCATTGTTGAAGGGCTTATATACGAAAACTGGGAAGAGCTGGAGCTTAATTTTAAAACCGATGATTTCAGAAAACAGCATCCGAGTATCAAAAGCGCCTTTGGCCTCGATTTTGGGTACACTAACGATCCTACCGCGCTCTTCTGTGGACTTATCGATACCGATACTAAAGAGATTTTTGTTTTCGATGAGATGTACGAAAAAGCGCTGACTAACAACATGATATTCCGCAAGATCCAGCTCATGGGATATGCCAAAGAACGCATCAGAGCCGATGCAGCCGAGCCTAAAAGCATCGACGAACTGCGTGAGCTGGGGCTTTCCGGCATCCGCCCCGCCCGCAAAGGAAAGGACAGCGTCAACAACGGCATACAATATATTCAGGATTTTAAGATTTTTATTCACCCAAGATGCGTGAATTTTATTACAGAAATCAGCAATTACACTTGGGAGCGCGACAAAAACGGCTCTAGCATCAACAAGCCTATCGATGATTTCAACCATCTGCTTGACGCATTCAGGTATGCAATGGAGGACTTCTTGCAGGGCGAGACGTTCAGCTTTGATTGATGAGGCGCGGGGATTCGGGAGAGGCAGGGGAATATATTGTTATTACGTTGTGTTTTGTAACATCTTGGTATATAATCAATTAAACCGAGGTGTTGACATTGAAAAATATTGATTTTACTGAGCTGAAACGTTTATCAAAAAATAACCAATATAATAAAAATTTGCCTGCAAAAAATTCTTGCGATATTTTAGTTGCATTAATGGCAAATAGTGAAAATTTTAACGAATTATTATTGGGTTCTGATGCATATACGTCTTCATCTTTAATAAGAAGTGAACATAACTGGTTAAATAGAAAAGATGTAAAATCCTTAAGAGTCAAATCTTCTAATAAATTATCATATGGGCAGGTTTGCTTTATTGATTTCGGGAAAGCTTATTATTCAGAAATGGCATATACTCATTGCGGTTTATACATAGGTAAAAACAAGGGCAAATTATTATTTATTCCCATTACTTCGGTTTTAGACAGCGGAGCTTACCATCCGGTAGATAATCCATCAGGTGATAAGGCTTTAAGGTTGGCTAAGGTAGATGAAGGCTTTTCTAAACAATGCATTTTGATCCTTAATGATGCTAAATTTATTTCGCCTGGCAGAATTATTGAAACTTATGAAATAATAGATGCAGATGTTTTTAAACAGATAAAAATGCAATTATTCGGCGTGATGTTTCCTGACGTTTGCCGGGAATTTTATAAGCAGCAAGAAGAGAGAGATGCTTTAAACAAACAAGTATCATGTCTATCCGAAGAAATTCGTGCTCTCAGGCAGAATTTGTGATGGTTTCTTTTGATTAAAAATTTGTGCATTATGTTTAAAACTATTGACTATTTGCATAATATGTGTTAGAGTATGAACGAAAGAGGACTGTGTGTCTTCAAATTAGTTTGTACTCTTAGAGGTCTTATGTGCCTCAGTTTAGGAGCAAAAACACCTCAATTTTTGGGGTGTTTTTGCTTTTTTTGAATAAATATATGCCGGAGTTTCTCATGCGGAGACGTTTAGAAGGTCAATAATTTTGATAGCAGACGGGTATTTTCGTTAAGGGAAAAAGTCGGGAAGATTTTCATAAAAAAGAGTGATATACTGATAGCGTTGAAAGATAAGAAGTCGGAAACGGAAACGTATCCGGCTTTTCTTTTTACCCAAATGGGAGAGAGACGCGGAAGATGCGGAAGATGCGGGAGACGCGGGAGACGCGGGAGATGCGGGAGACGCGGGAGACGCGTAAGACGCGGACCGCTGATTAATTTTAGTTTTACGGGGTGATTTAATGTTCAATTTCTTTAGCGGGTCATCAGATTTTACCGATATTATCGAGAGGGGCGCTCAGACAAGCATTACCGAAAAGCAGTTCTTTGAACGGGAAATCGCAAAATGGAAACGCTCGCCTTCACGCAGAGCCATGATCACTGGTGAACGCTATTATCTGGGCGACCACGATATCCTTAACCGCAGGCGCACCATTATAGGTAAGGACGGACTTCTTCAGGAGGTCAACAACCTGCCTAACAGCAAAATTGTCGACAACCAATATGCCAAAATGGTCGATCAAAAGGTTAATTACCTTCTGGGTAAGCCGCTTACCTTTAACACCGACAATGCCGTCTATGCAAAAGCTCTTAGAAAAATTTTCGGCAAGCGGTTTCAGCGCACACTCAAAAACCTCGGCGAGGACGCCCTGAACGGCGGCATCGCCTGGCTTTACCCCTACTATGACGATGCAGGTGAGCTGTCCTTTAAAAAATTTGCGCCCTACGAGATCTTGCCGTTCTGGAAGGATGCCGAACACACCGTGCTTGACTGCGCCCTGCGGCTCTACGAGGTGCAGGCCTATGAGGGTCTTGAGGAAAAAATTATCGAAAAGGTCGAGATCTACCGAAATGACGGTATTGGAAGATACATCCTTGTAAACGGAACACTCGTTCACGACATGGAAAATCCCAGCGGCACCTATATGACCACTGTCGATAAAAACGGCATTGAAACCGGCCTTAACTGGGCAAAGATCCCGCTTATCGCTTTTAAATACAATAACAAGGAGACTCCACTTATCAAACGGGTAAAGTCTTTGCAGGACGGGATCAATGCGATCCTCTCTGACTTTCAGAACAACATGCAGGAGGACGCCAGAAACACCATCCTCGTCATCAAAAACTATGACGGAACCAATCTTGCCGAGTTCAGGCACAACCTCGCAACTTACGGAGCTGTCAAGGTCAAAACCGCAGACGGCGCGGACGGTGGCGTCGAAACACTGTCTGTAAGCGTTAACGCCGAAAATTATAAGGCTATCCTTGACCTTTTTAAAAAGGCGGTCGTTGAGAACGCAAGAGGCTTTGACGCAAAGGACGATCGTTTGAACGGCAGCCCAAATGAGATGAACATACGCTCTATGTATTCCGACATAGATTTAGATGCTAACGGCATGGAAACAGAATTTCAGACCGCTTTTGAGGAACTGCTCTGGTTCGCTGACGTCTACCTCGCCAACTCCGGCACCGGAAATTTCGAGGATGAGGAGATAGAGATCATTTTCAACAGGAATGTTTTGATCAACGAGTCAGAGACCATTGACAACTGCGCGAAATCCGCGGGTATCATCTCTGAAGAAACGATCATCGCACAGCATCCCTGGACGACCGACGTCAAAAAAGAACTTGAGAGACTGAATAAAGAAAAAGAGCCGGCAGATGAGTATAAAGGCGCTTTCGGAGCTGTAAATAATTCTGACGGCGGCGACGGCAATGAAACCTAATAAATGTTGCAGAAGTGTTTTGAAATGCTTGAAGAAGCCCTGCTTAAGGCTGGACAGGCTTATCATGCCGAGGTAGAAAAGCAGTTCATGAGGGCAACGGCAAACGTTGAAGAGGAGATTTCATGCCATTAAGGAAAAAAAACGATCAAAGCAGCCTTTTTGAGGCATTGCTATACTGTGTTGAGTATTAATAAAGGAGCTTAGTAAGGTTGTATTATAAAAAAGATCCGTTCGATTACACAAAAGGCTATGTTTTAGTTCTACCGGACAATACTATTTACTTTAGATCTGATACACCTGAGGATATCAAGGAACGCTTTACAAAAAACTGGTCTGAGTACCTGTTGGATATAGAGGATCGTCATAAAAACGGAGATTATTCGAGAGGATGACCGCATTCGATGAAAAGCAACGGCTATTTGAAGAAGCTGCTACAAGCTATTTGAGAAATTTAAAATTATATTTCGCAAAATGCGATGGAGAATATTGACAAATGATTTCCTATACTGTAAAATCATGGGGTATGGGGGGCGCGTATGAAGAAGTTTACAGCATTTATTCTGACGATATCGGTTTTGATAGCATCACTGGCAACATGCGCCGGGGCAGCTTATGAAAAAGATGTTAATGTCGCATATATCAGGATCGCAAAGCAGTTAGTTGAGAGCGTGGACGTTAGCAAGATAAGTGACGACGCTTCTTTCAAAGTGGATACAGACGAATATAATGGATATAAATTAGAAGATACGGATAAAGATGGTGTCTTAGACAGCTTTAAGAGTATCGATAAAATTTCGGGTATCATAAAAGCATACTGTCCATTTGAATTATCAGGAATTTTATGCAATTTTAGTACAAATTTCTTAAGGAAAGGAAAAATAAGTAGTGCATTTTACCGTATCGATATTTCTGATGGATTGCACTTAAAGGATGCAGACAGCAAAGCAAAAGAAGTGGCAGATGACGTAAAAGCAAAAGCAAAGTCGCAGAGAGAAATGGTTACGTTAGTTAATCAGTGGCTTGTTGATAATGTATCATATGCGACTGATTATAATGATTTTATTGCACCGTATGATTGCAAGGAAGCATATGGGGCATTATGTGAGCATAAGGCAGTTTCTATAGGATATACTTTAGCATTTAACATGATTTTAAAGAAACTCGGAATACCAGTGGTGAATGTGACAGGGCACACTGCGGATACTGATGCAGACCATTCGTGGAATGAGGTTTATGTAGACGAGCAATGGTTATTTGTTGATGTGGCATTTGATGATTTGAAGGCAGACGGATATTCTGACGAGGACAAAAAAGCACACCAGCAGGATTGTCTGATGCTGACAAAAGATCAGTTTTACAATTCATCTAAAGTAGTATCAGAAACTGATAATGTTGTGGAGAAAGCAAAGGATATATTCTACAAAAACTGTGTTGACGATGAAGCGAATGAACTGAAAAGCAAAGGATTGTTTAGCGGCGACAGCACGGGGTTCAGACTGGATGACGGACTTACACGCGCTGAAATGGCAGTTATGCTTGCAAGAGTCAATGGCGGGACACAGGAAATAGAAAAAAACAGCGAATACTACGCTTGCAAGTGTGTATTCACTGATGTGCCTGACTGGGCTAAACCTTATGTGGGGTATTGCGCGGACAAGGGACTTATAAACGGCATAGGGGATAATCTATACGGCTCTGACAATAAAGCGAATAAGCTTGACTTTCTTACCGTTATACTAAGGGCAAATGGAGTAACAGATGGATATGACTACAACACATCCGACGTAAAGGCTGTAGAGTTAGGATATTTAAGTTTGGAAAGAGCAGCGTTTCCCGAGTTGTCAAGGGGAGACGCGGCAAATATAACATACAATATACTGCAAATAAGAATAATGTAATCTCGGTCAAAAGGGGCGTTTTAAATCAGCCCCTTTTAATTTTGATAAAAACACTTGTGAAAGCAGGTGTTTTTTTATTTTCTCAGGAAAGGAGTGTAAAACCATGGCGATCCAAACAGTTAAAGCAACGGTCAACGGAGCTGAATACAGCCTTACGTATAACTCGACTTCGGGCAAGTGGGAAGCTTCTTTGACCGCGCCGAGCACATCCTCTTATACAAAAAGCGGCGGATATTACGGCGTTAAGGTAGTCGCCACCGACACTGCCGGAAATGCCACGACCGTCGATCAGACAAATGGCACTCTCGGCACCAGCTTGCGGCTCGTTGTAAAAGAAAAGGTCAAACCGACGATCACCATCGTGAATCCCGGTGCAGGTTCCTATATTACCAACAACAAGCCGAGCATCACGATCCAGCTAAGGGACAATGACAGCGGTATCAATATTTCTACACTGTCTGTCAAGGTTGACAGCGGGTCAGCAGTCACCAATACTTCGACTGGAGTTACCTGCACGTCCGTAAGCGGTGGATATGATGTTACTTATGTCCCGCAGACGGCGCTTGGCGACGGCGCACATACCATTACTGTCAATATCAGCGATAATGACGGCAACGCCGCGGATGCTGCGACAAGATCCTTTACTGTCGACACCCTGCCACCTTCGCTGAATGTTAGCACACCGGCTGACGGACTTATTACCAACGTTTCTGCCGGAACTATCGCAGGCACCACCAATGATGAACTGTCCAGCCCCGTTACGGTCACAATCAAGCTCAACAATGTCGACCAGGGCACTGTTACGGTTTCGAGCGGTTCCTTCAGCAAAGCGGTCACCTATGCCGAGGGCACCAACACCATCATTGTCACTGCGACCGATTCACTCGGTCAGGCAACCACTATCACTCGCACCGTTACCCTTGATACGGTTCCACCGACGATTTCCGCTATCGAACTTGTGCCTAACCCTGTTGACGCTGGAGCGACCTATATCATTAAGGTCACGGCGGCAGGCTGATGGTGACGTCGATCACAGGCAGAGCGGACAGCTTTGACCTGGTTTTTAAGAAGAATCAGCTGGGACAGTGGGATGCCACTGTCCCGGCTGACCTCTCCGACGGCACTTATGTCGTGGAAATCTGGGCGCGGGACGAATGCGGAAACATTGCCTATTATACAGCCCTGCTCTATATGTACGAGGGCTGTGTTTTTAAATTGGAAATATTCGATGAATTCGAGGCGCTTATCTATGACGCGTTTTCCGCTAAACTCGAAGCTGATGCTTTCGAGGCTTTGATGCAGGACAGTAGATTTTCTGTGCGCTTTTCTGAAAGAGTGGTGAAAGAAAGTGAATGCTGAATTTATTTTCGGCGAGAGCAAATACATCGACTTTGTTATAAGTTGCAGAACCATTAGCGAGTTTTCCATCTCTTCCGCCGAATTTGAACTTATTGATGACTGCGGAACAGTTGTTGCCAGCGGGAACTGCCTCATAGACCAGCATACCGTTTCTGCTTTTATTTCGCCATCCTCAAGAGGAAGGTTCATACTCGAATTAAGTTACACTATACCGCCTGAAGAACGGAAAGCGCGGGTGTTTGTAAATGTCATATAGCACTGCTCCCATCATTACGTTCGCGGAACTTACGCCGAATCCGGTCAGTGCCGGTGCGCCTTTTATTATTAAAATATCCATTGAGGAATGTACTTACGGCAGGCTTGAAACTTATACCCATGCGCAGCTTGAACCTTACACTTACGGTCAGCTTGAAAGCGAGAAACTGAAGGGCTGATTACCGCCTTTTTGGTACTGAAGGCGTAAAAGAACAAGACGAATGATACTGGACTGAACCAGGTGAAAAAATGAATTTGAAAGGAACTCATTTATGAAAAAAGAGGATTTTTTAACACTAGGGCTAGATGAGAAAACCGCTCAGAAATGCGCTGATGCATCTGCGGAAGAACTTAAAGGTTTTATTCCGAAAATTAGATTCGATGAAGTAAACGAATCAAAAAAACAGCTTGAAACCTTGAAAAATTCCGCTGTAGACACAGAGCCCCTTAAAAAGCAGATAACAGAACTTGAAACCCGCATCGAGGCGGAGAAAGCATCCTTTGAAGCGAAGGTAAAACAGATGAAGATCGACAGTATAGTTGAAAGATCTTTGACGGCGGCTAAGGCTAAGAGCACTGTTGCAGCTAAAGCGCTTCTTACTGATTTCCTAGAAAATGCCGAGCTCGAGGGCGACAATATCAAAGGACTGGATGAGGAAGTAAAAAAACTGGCTGACTCGGAAGATACACGGTTTTTGTTTGGCACCGAGAGGACCACACACGGATTAAGAGGCGTAGTTCCCGGCGAAAAAAAGGACGGCCAGCCCGGTACCGCTAAACCTGCGTCACTTACCGACGCGGTCAAATTGCATTTTCAATCAAATGAATAAATGAAAGGTGGATTTTTAAATGGCAGTTACATTAGCTCAAGCGAAGCTTGATGTTCAGGATGACCTTGAAGTCGGGGTCATCGATGAATTCGCAAAAAGCAATTTCCTTTTCAACAACTTAACATTCGACGACTGTGTTTCCCCAACAGGAGGCGCGACTCTTACTTACGGCTATACAAGGCTGATCACCCAGCCCACCGCGGCTTTCCGTGCCGTCAACAGCGAATATGCCCCACAGGAGGTCACGAAACAGCGTTATACCGCCGACCTTAAAATTTTCGGAGGTTCTTTCCAGATCGACCGCGTGCTCAGCAATATGGGCGGCATCGTTTCTGAAACCACACTCCAGATGCAGCAGAAGATCAAAGCAGCTTCCGCTCTATTCAACGATACCGTTATCAACGGCGACTCCGCTGTCGACGACAATGCTTTTGACGGCCTTGAAAAGGCGGTTACCGGCTCATCTACGGAGCTTATTCCAGACGCCGCAATAGATCTTTCTACTTCTGCGCTTGTTGACACCAATTACAAAGAGTTCCTCGATATACTCGATGAATTTCTGATGGGACTGGACGGCACACCCTCATTCATCGGCGGTAATACGAAGCTTATCGCAAAGATTCGTGCCTGCGCCAGACGCGCCGGAATGTATCAGGTCACAAAAGACAATTTCGGCAAACAGATCGAGACTTACGGCGCTGTTCCGCTTGTCGATTTCGGCGCTAAGCCCGGCACTAACAATCCTGTCGTTGCAACAAACGCTTCCGGCGAAACTTCACTCTTTGCCGCAAGACTGGGGCTTGACGGTTTCCATGCCGCCTCAATTGCAGGCGTTTCACCGATCCGTTCATGGCTTCCAGATTTCAAAACCTCCGGCGCCGTTAAAACGGGTGAGGTCGAAATGGTCGCAGCTGTTATACTTAAAGCCACTAAAGCGGCAGGCATCCTCCGCAAGATCAAAGTTCAGTAAGGACGTGGTCGAATGGCTAAAATTTTCGCGCCCAACAAGGATTTTTCGGGTATTTCTGCCGGCGTCGCCTTTATAAACGGCGCCGGCGAGACCTCTGACCCCTATATTGCCGACTGGTTTAGGGCGCGCGGCTATCGCGTGGAAGAAAAGTCTAAGAAAAAAATAAAGGATGCTGAGTAAAGGATGTGATTCAAATGCTGGAAGATGTGAAGGAATTGCTTGCCGCTTTTGGCTATACCTTCGCCCCTGCCGACGAATGGCTACTAGGCTATGTCATCAAAAAGGCTGAAAATCATGTCATGGATGAATGTGGCATCCTTGATGCAGACTCTTTTAAGCCTGAACTTCAGTGTATTGCCGAGGATCTTGCCGCCGCTGAATTCCTGTTTAGCAAAAAATCAACGGGGCAGCTTGAAGGCTTTGATTTTGACACCGCTGTCAAACAGATCGAGGAGGGGGATACCACTGTCGAATACGCCGACATTACGCCCGAAACCCGAATGGACGACCTTATCGAGTCCATGCGCGAAAACGCAGAAAAGAGGCTTACTGCCTACAGGTGCATCAAATGGTGAATCATCTTGAAGCGTTATGGAAAGGCGTCTGCACCATTACGGTCAGAAATGAAACCGTTGACCCCGTGACAAAAAGGACCGTCTTCCTCCCTGAAGATATTGTTCGGGACGAGCCGTGCAGGATCTCTTTTAAAACCTTTGCGCAAGCTTCCGAATCCGGCACGGGAAACAAGATCGTCCAGATCGTGAGTTTATTCCTTGCCTCCGATATAAGCGTTCCGGCAGGCTCTAAGATCACCGTCACCCAGAACGGCAGAACCAATATCTATAAAAACAGCGGCGTTCCCGCCGTTTTTAGCACACATCAGGAAATCACACTCGAGCTGTTTGAGGGGTGGGCGTGATGGCATGTGATTTCTCTGAGCTTAAAAAGCTTGAAAAAAAGATTTTAAAGATGCAGGACAAAGAGGCACAAAAGTTTTTTGAGAGCGCCGCCGGGGACATTGCTCACGAACTTGCAGAAAAAAACATGCCGGCAGCGGCAAAACCAGTCGCTGTAATCAAAAAAGGCAATGTCTACACGGCGGAGGTGGCAGCTTCTGTTTTGACCGACGAGGAGTATGGCCACAAGTCGGACGGCAAATGGATTCAAGGAAAGTTCAATCTGAAAACTGCCGAACAGCAGACTGCCTCCGCTGCATCAAAATTACTTCAAAACAAGCTTGCCGCCTTGATGGAGGGATGTTTTAATGGTAAATAAAATCATTGACGGAATTTCCGTAAAACTAAACCGTACGTTCGGGGACGGCTTTCGGATATACAGCAGTCCGGTCGAACAGGGCTTTAACGAGCCCTGTTTTTTTATTATGCCGCTTACCCCGTCACAATCCCCGCTTATCGGCAACCGCTTCTTAAGGCAGCACCCCTTTGACATCCATTACTTTCCCGCCGATAAGAACGACTATGGGGATATGAATGAAAAAGGCGGGGATATGTATGCAGCACTTGAGTATATCACGCTGCT
Proteins encoded:
- a CDS encoding terminase small subunit, giving the protein MGFIKRGDSLTKLTYKQRAFADFYIELGNATEAAVKAGYSKKTARAIASENLKKINVKVYIDERLKQIESDRIASAAEVMKYLTSVLRGEQLEEVVVVEASGDGLSAARNVKKEVSAKDRLKAAELMGKRYSLFNDKVNFEGALPVVISGEDELDD
- a CDS encoding PBSX family phage terminase large subunit — protein: MNSMINKVYLPKVVGKGYRDFWNFKGRYRVCKGSRASKKSKTTALWFITNLMKYPDANLIVVRKVFRTLKDSCFTELKWAIGRLGVSDFWHCKESPLEITYLPTGQKIYFRGLDDPLKVTSITVQSGCLCWMWIEEAYEITNEADFDLLDESIRGEVSAPLFKQITLTLNPWNEKHWIKKRFFDAPPDPDILAKTTNYLCNEFLDAADRKVFDNMKKNNPRRYKVAGLGEWGIVEGLIYENWEELELNFKTDDFRKQHPSIKSAFGLDFGYTNDPTALFCGLIDTDTKEIFVFDEMYEKALTNNMIFRKIQLMGYAKERIRADAAEPKSIDELRELGLSGIRPARKGKDSVNNGIQYIQDFKIFIHPRCVNFITEISNYTWERDKNGSSINKPIDDFNHLLDAFRYAMEDFLQGETFSFD
- a CDS encoding phage portal protein; this encodes MFNFFSGSSDFTDIIERGAQTSITEKQFFEREIAKWKRSPSRRAMITGERYYLGDHDILNRRRTIIGKDGLLQEVNNLPNSKIVDNQYAKMVDQKVNYLLGKPLTFNTDNAVYAKALRKIFGKRFQRTLKNLGEDALNGGIAWLYPYYDDAGELSFKKFAPYEILPFWKDAEHTVLDCALRLYEVQAYEGLEEKIIEKVEIYRNDGIGRYILVNGTLVHDMENPSGTYMTTVDKNGIETGLNWAKIPLIAFKYNNKETPLIKRVKSLQDGINAILSDFQNNMQEDARNTILVIKNYDGTNLAEFRHNLATYGAVKVKTADGADGGVETLSVSVNAENYKAILDLFKKAVVENARGFDAKDDRLNGSPNEMNIRSMYSDIDLDANGMETEFQTAFEELLWFADVYLANSGTGNFEDEEIEIIFNRNVLINESETIDNCAKSAGIISEETIIAQHPWTTDVKKELERLNKEKEPADEYKGAFGAVNNSDGGDGNET
- a CDS encoding S-layer homology domain-containing protein, encoding MKKFTAFILTISVLIASLATCAGAAYEKDVNVAYIRIAKQLVESVDVSKISDDASFKVDTDEYNGYKLEDTDKDGVLDSFKSIDKISGIIKAYCPFELSGILCNFSTNFLRKGKISSAFYRIDISDGLHLKDADSKAKEVADDVKAKAKSQREMVTLVNQWLVDNVSYATDYNDFIAPYDCKEAYGALCEHKAVSIGYTLAFNMILKKLGIPVVNVTGHTADTDADHSWNEVYVDEQWLFVDVAFDDLKADGYSDEDKKAHQQDCLMLTKDQFYNSSKVVSETDNVVEKAKDIFYKNCVDDEANELKSKGLFSGDSTGFRLDDGLTRAEMAVMLARVNGGTQEIEKNSEYYACKCVFTDVPDWAKPYVGYCADKGLINGIGDNLYGSDNKANKLDFLTVILRANGVTDGYDYNTSDVKAVELGYLSLERAAFPELSRGDAANITYNILQIRIM
- a CDS encoding Ig-like domain-containing protein → MAIQTVKATVNGAEYSLTYNSTSGKWEASLTAPSTSSYTKSGGYYGVKVVATDTAGNATTVDQTNGTLGTSLRLVVKEKVKPTITIVNPGAGSYITNNKPSITIQLRDNDSGINISTLSVKVDSGSAVTNTSTGVTCTSVSGGYDVTYVPQTALGDGAHTITVNISDNDGNAADAATRSFTVDTLPPSLNVSTPADGLITNVSAGTIAGTTNDELSSPVTVTIKLNNVDQGTVTVSSGSFSKAVTYAEGTNTIIVTATDSLGQATTITRTVTLDTVPPTISAIELVPNPVDAGATYIIKVTAAG
- a CDS encoding PF13754 domain-containing protein; the encoded protein is MVTSITGRADSFDLVFKKNQLGQWDATVPADLSDGTYVVEIWARDECGNIAYYTALLYMYEGCVFKLEIFDEFEALIYDAFSAKLEADAFEALMQDSRFSVRFSERVVKESEC
- a CDS encoding phage scaffolding protein, whose amino-acid sequence is MKKEDFLTLGLDEKTAQKCADASAEELKGFIPKIRFDEVNESKKQLETLKNSAVDTEPLKKQITELETRIEAEKASFEAKVKQMKIDSIVERSLTAAKAKSTVAAKALLTDFLENAELEGDNIKGLDEEVKKLADSEDTRFLFGTERTTHGLRGVVPGEKKDGQPGTAKPASLTDAVKLHFQSNE
- a CDS encoding phage capsid protein, which gives rise to MAVTLAQAKLDVQDDLEVGVIDEFAKSNFLFNNLTFDDCVSPTGGATLTYGYTRLITQPTAAFRAVNSEYAPQEVTKQRYTADLKIFGGSFQIDRVLSNMGGIVSETTLQMQQKIKAASALFNDTVINGDSAVDDNAFDGLEKAVTGSSTELIPDAAIDLSTSALVDTNYKEFLDILDEFLMGLDGTPSFIGGNTKLIAKIRACARRAGMYQVTKDNFGKQIETYGAVPLVDFGAKPGTNNPVVATNASGETSLFAARLGLDGFHAASIAGVSPIRSWLPDFKTSGAVKTGEVEMVAAVILKATKAAGILRKIKVQ